From a single Actinomyces viscosus genomic region:
- a CDS encoding DUF4244 domain-containing protein: MRRPTRTTLRALRTSVMLARPGDPAALPAVLRRLASREEGMATAEYAIGTLAAAAFAGLLLALMRSGSLSGALQSIIESALSV, from the coding sequence ATGAGGAGACCCACCAGGACCACCTTGCGCGCTCTGCGCACCAGCGTGATGCTGGCCCGACCGGGCGACCCGGCGGCGCTGCCGGCCGTTCTGCGGCGACTGGCGTCCAGGGAGGAGGGCATGGCCACCGCCGAGTACGCCATCGGAACCCTGGCGGCCGCGGCCTTCGCCGGACTGCTGCTGGCGCTCATGCGCTCGGGCAGCCTGAGCGGCGCCCTGCAGTCCATCATCGAGTCGGCGCTCTCGGTGTGA
- a CDS encoding TadE family type IV pilus minor pilin — protein sequence MVTAETALSLPAVVLVLLIVLAAVSAGVTQLRVADAARTAARQAAIGQDDYTGAAQRVAGGVSLGVEQGELTCVTAARPVPGPLGGLGLTARARACVYTEPSSP from the coding sequence ATGGTGACGGCCGAGACGGCGCTGTCGCTGCCCGCCGTCGTCCTCGTGCTCCTCATCGTCCTGGCGGCCGTCAGCGCCGGCGTCACCCAGCTGCGGGTGGCCGACGCCGCCCGCACGGCCGCCCGCCAGGCCGCCATCGGCCAGGACGACTACACCGGAGCCGCCCAGCGCGTGGCCGGCGGGGTGAGCCTGGGCGTCGAGCAGGGCGAGCTCACCTGCGTCACCGCCGCCCGGCCCGTACCCGGGCCCCTGGGCGGGCTGGGCCTGACGGCGCGCGCCCGCGCCTGCGTCTACACCGAACCGAGCAGCCCATGA
- a CDS encoding Rv3654c family TadE-like protein, with amino-acid sequence MWLVRQLALQLPREPGPRRDERGSGTVYALGVIAVLLAAAVGIAGLIQAQTATGRARAAADLSAVSGATVLSSVIAPGDPCAMAGRVAAANGASMSACSVAGEDVTVSVVVPTTILGLPRQATAQARAGPVDAPPGP; translated from the coding sequence CTGTGGCTGGTTCGGCAGCTGGCTCTGCAGCTCCCTCGGGAGCCCGGTCCCCGGCGGGACGAGCGCGGCTCGGGGACGGTCTATGCCCTGGGAGTCATCGCGGTGCTCCTGGCCGCGGCGGTCGGCATCGCGGGCCTCATCCAGGCCCAGACCGCCACCGGCCGGGCGCGCGCCGCCGCCGACCTCTCAGCCGTCTCCGGTGCCACGGTCCTGTCCTCGGTCATTGCTCCGGGCGATCCCTGCGCCATGGCCGGACGCGTCGCCGCCGCCAACGGCGCCTCGATGAGCGCCTGCTCCGTGGCCGGCGAGGACGTCACCGTCAGCGTCGTCGTCCCGACGACGATTCTTGGTCTGCCCCGACAGGCCACCGCCCAGGCCCGTGCCGGCCCCGTCGACGCCCCTCCCGGCCCATGA
- a CDS encoding ABC transporter ATP-binding protein — MSAVEKKDRSGVSTTPEAPTGKPDQGPLQDPALSEEDLRLAAEAQAASDDWTSGPPPGKPTAFWPSFTRMVGLLGAYRGTLVVIAVTSVLGVVLSVAAPKVLGSATNIIFEGVISSMLPEGTTKEQAIEGLRARGMDDFATMLDAMDLNPGAGIDFTRLGQVLGLVLALYLVSAFLMWLQGFLLNRITMKAVYRLRTAVEDKIHRLPLRYFDQMQRGELLSRVTNDVDNITNTLQQSLSGALTSILTVVGVLGMMFSISWRLALVALLIFPLMGLVFGVIGPRSQKAFTTQWARTGKINTRVEESFSGHALVQVYGRTQAAREAFAAENEELYRAALRAQFLSGVMMPIMLVIGNLSYVAIAVVGGAMVASGSLRLGDVQAFIQYSQQFSQPLGELGGMATAVQSGTASAERVFELLDAEEDSPDDDAPQTAGTTGTTDAIAAAGNGLTGPGVIEMEHVRFSYSPDTELIRDLSLRVDPGHTVAIVGPTGAGKTTLVNLLMRFYEIDGGRILLDGRDIARMPRQEVRRRTGMVLQDPWLFAGTIRENIRYGRPGASDEEVEAAARACFVDHIIRALPQGYDTVLEEDAANISAGERQLLTIARAFVTNPAVLILDEATSSVDTRTELLVQQAMNALREGRTSFIIAHRLSTIRDADTILVMEHGDIVEQGTHNQLITANGTYAHLHAAQFTGGATVAVED, encoded by the coding sequence ATGAGCGCCGTCGAGAAGAAGGACCGCAGTGGGGTCTCTACGACCCCCGAGGCACCCACCGGGAAGCCGGACCAGGGCCCGCTCCAGGACCCCGCCTTGAGCGAGGAGGACCTCAGGCTCGCAGCCGAGGCCCAGGCCGCCAGTGACGACTGGACCTCCGGCCCGCCCCCGGGCAAGCCCACCGCCTTCTGGCCCTCATTCACCCGCATGGTGGGGCTCCTGGGCGCCTACCGGGGGACCCTGGTCGTCATCGCGGTGACCTCCGTGCTCGGCGTCGTACTGTCCGTGGCCGCCCCCAAGGTGCTGGGAAGCGCCACGAACATCATCTTCGAGGGCGTCATCTCCTCCATGCTGCCCGAGGGCACCACCAAGGAGCAGGCCATCGAGGGCCTGCGGGCGCGGGGCATGGACGACTTCGCCACCATGCTCGACGCCATGGACCTCAACCCGGGGGCGGGCATCGACTTCACCCGCCTGGGCCAGGTCCTCGGGCTCGTGCTGGCCCTCTACCTGGTCTCCGCCTTCCTCATGTGGCTCCAGGGCTTCCTGCTCAACCGCATCACCATGAAGGCGGTCTACCGGTTGCGCACCGCCGTGGAGGACAAGATCCACCGCCTGCCGCTGAGATACTTCGACCAGATGCAGCGCGGTGAGCTGCTCAGCCGGGTGACCAACGACGTCGACAACATCACCAACACCCTCCAGCAGTCCCTGTCCGGTGCCCTGACCTCGATCCTCACGGTCGTGGGCGTCCTGGGGATGATGTTCTCCATCTCCTGGCGCCTGGCGCTGGTGGCGCTGCTCATCTTCCCGCTCATGGGGCTGGTCTTCGGGGTGATCGGGCCGCGCTCGCAGAAGGCCTTCACCACCCAGTGGGCCCGCACCGGCAAGATCAACACCCGGGTCGAGGAGTCCTTCTCCGGGCACGCCCTCGTGCAGGTCTACGGGCGCACCCAGGCCGCGCGTGAGGCCTTCGCCGCCGAGAACGAGGAGCTCTACCGCGCGGCCCTGAGGGCCCAGTTCCTCTCGGGCGTGATGATGCCGATCATGCTGGTCATCGGGAACCTGTCCTATGTGGCGATCGCCGTGGTGGGCGGGGCGATGGTGGCCTCCGGCTCCCTGCGCCTGGGGGATGTGCAGGCCTTTATCCAGTACTCCCAGCAGTTCTCCCAGCCCCTGGGGGAGCTGGGCGGCATGGCCACAGCAGTCCAGTCGGGCACCGCCAGCGCCGAGCGGGTCTTCGAGCTGCTCGATGCCGAGGAGGACTCCCCCGACGACGACGCCCCGCAGACCGCAGGCACTACGGGCACCACCGACGCTATCGCCGCGGCGGGTAACGGCCTGACGGGCCCGGGGGTCATCGAGATGGAGCACGTGCGCTTCTCCTACAGCCCCGACACCGAGCTCATCCGCGACCTGTCGCTGCGGGTCGACCCCGGCCACACGGTCGCGATCGTAGGGCCCACGGGGGCGGGTAAGACCACCCTGGTCAACTTGCTCATGCGCTTCTACGAGATCGATGGTGGTCGCATCCTGCTCGACGGGCGTGACATAGCCCGCATGCCCCGCCAGGAGGTACGGCGGCGCACCGGAATGGTGCTCCAGGACCCATGGCTGTTCGCCGGCACGATCCGTGAGAACATCCGCTACGGACGCCCCGGAGCCAGTGACGAGGAGGTCGAGGCCGCGGCCAGGGCATGCTTCGTCGACCACATCATCAGGGCCCTGCCGCAGGGGTATGACACGGTGCTGGAGGAGGACGCCGCCAACATCTCCGCCGGCGAGCGTCAGCTGCTCACGATCGCACGGGCCTTCGTGACCAACCCGGCCGTACTCATCCTGGATGAGGCCACCAGCTCGGTGGACACTCGCACCGAGCTGCTGGTCCAGCAGGCCATGAACGCGCTGCGCGAGGGCCGCACGAGCTTCATCATCGCCCACCGCCTGTCCACGATCCGTGACGCCGACACGATTCTGGTCATGGAGCACGGCGACATCGTCGAGCAGGGCACCCACAACCAGCTCATCACCGCCAACGGCACCTACGCCCACCTCCACGCCGCCCAATTCACGGGCGGAGCCACGGTCGCCGTCGAGGACTGA
- a CDS encoding ABC transporter ATP-binding protein, with protein sequence MLVRLLRKHLRPYAGLLLCVLVLQFVQVMASLYLPTLNADIIDRGVATGDTGYIWRTGAFMLAVSIGQGLCTVVATYLAARAAMSMGRDLRGEVFDRVSGFSEREISAFGAGSLITRNTNDVQQVQMLVMMSCTMLVTAPVMAVGGIIMAVTKAPSLAWLIAVSVPTLLIAVGLIVRRMVPLFRSYQDRLDAINRVLREQLTGIRVVRAFVREQTEVERFRSANHDIAWVGERVGRLFVLLFPLVMLLLDVTIVGVIWFGGHQVGDGTVEVGVLIAFMAYLMQILMGILMASFMTILIPRASVCAERISEVLATDPSLTVTDRPVSDFPDPGTVELRGVSFSYPDAEASVLEDLSFTIPRGSTTAIVGSTGSGKSTVVTLLTRLLDATEGQVLIGGTDVRATEPEALWAQLGLVPQKPFLFAGTVASNLRLGREEATDAELWEALEVAQAKDFVAAMDGGLEAPITQGGTNVSGGQRQRLAIARALVRQPEILIFDDSFSALDVATDARLRAALGPATEGVTKVVVAQRVSTIIQADQILVLDAGRLVGRGTHSELLASSPVYREIVTSQLGAEAAA encoded by the coding sequence ATGCTCGTTCGACTACTGCGCAAGCACCTGCGTCCTTATGCGGGTCTGCTGCTGTGCGTCCTGGTGCTTCAGTTTGTTCAGGTGATGGCCTCGCTGTACCTTCCCACCCTCAACGCCGACATCATCGACAGGGGTGTGGCCACCGGGGACACCGGCTACATCTGGCGCACGGGCGCGTTCATGCTGGCGGTGAGCATCGGCCAGGGCCTGTGCACGGTGGTGGCCACCTATCTCGCGGCGCGGGCGGCGATGAGCATGGGCCGTGACCTGCGCGGGGAGGTGTTCGACCGGGTCAGCGGCTTCTCCGAGCGGGAGATCTCCGCCTTCGGGGCGGGCTCCCTCATCACCCGCAACACCAATGACGTCCAGCAGGTCCAGATGCTGGTGATGATGAGCTGCACCATGCTGGTGACCGCACCGGTGATGGCGGTGGGCGGGATCATCATGGCGGTCACCAAGGCCCCGAGCCTAGCCTGGCTCATCGCCGTCTCAGTACCCACGCTGCTCATCGCCGTGGGCCTCATCGTGCGCCGGATGGTGCCCCTGTTCCGCTCCTACCAGGACCGGCTCGATGCCATCAACCGGGTCCTGCGCGAGCAGCTGACCGGCATCCGCGTGGTGCGCGCCTTCGTGCGCGAGCAGACCGAGGTCGAGCGCTTCCGGAGCGCCAACCACGACATCGCCTGGGTGGGTGAGCGCGTGGGCCGTCTCTTCGTGCTGCTCTTCCCCCTGGTCATGCTCCTGCTGGACGTGACCATCGTGGGGGTCATCTGGTTCGGCGGCCACCAGGTGGGCGACGGCACGGTGGAGGTGGGAGTGCTCATCGCCTTCATGGCCTACCTCATGCAGATCCTCATGGGCATCCTCATGGCCAGCTTCATGACCATCCTCATCCCGCGCGCCTCGGTGTGCGCCGAGCGCATCAGTGAGGTCCTGGCCACCGATCCGTCCCTGACCGTGACCGATCGGCCCGTCAGCGACTTCCCCGACCCCGGGACTGTGGAGCTGCGCGGGGTCTCCTTCTCCTACCCCGACGCCGAGGCGAGTGTCCTGGAGGACCTCAGCTTCACGATCCCGCGCGGTTCGACGACGGCGATCGTGGGCTCCACCGGCTCGGGCAAGTCCACGGTGGTCACCCTGCTGACACGGTTGCTTGACGCCACTGAGGGTCAGGTGCTCATCGGGGGCACCGATGTGCGCGCCACCGAGCCCGAGGCCCTGTGGGCCCAGCTGGGCCTGGTGCCTCAGAAGCCCTTCCTCTTCGCCGGAACCGTGGCCTCCAACCTGCGGCTGGGGCGGGAGGAGGCCACCGATGCCGAGCTGTGGGAGGCCCTGGAGGTGGCCCAGGCCAAGGACTTCGTGGCCGCCATGGACGGTGGCCTGGAGGCCCCTATCACCCAGGGCGGTACAAATGTCTCCGGGGGGCAGCGCCAGCGCCTGGCGATCGCCCGGGCTCTGGTGCGCCAGCCCGAGATCCTCATCTTCGACGACTCCTTCTCGGCCCTGGACGTGGCCACTGATGCGCGCCTGCGCGCGGCCCTGGGACCGGCCACCGAGGGGGTCACCAAGGTGGTGGTGGCCCAGCGCGTATCCACCATCATCCAGGCCGACCAGATCCTCGTCCTGGACGCGGGCCGCCTGGTGGGCCGCGGCACGCACAGCGAGCTGCTGGCCTCTTCCCCGGTCTACCGCGAGATCGTCACCTCCCAGCTCGGAGCGGAGGCAGCAGCATGA
- a CDS encoding DEAD/DEAH box helicase, producing MADGTRRDLTGLLESIGGRDGRLVHLQRTAARPGRHGDWPDWADADLVSAYRRIGVERPWTHQVAAAQSAHAGHHTVLATGTGSGKSLAAWLPALSDVLTAQASGADTRISTHGRRPTTLYLSPTKALAADQAAALNRLVGGLEAVQREAGAPAGSLRTVRAGTCDGDTPLPERDWVRAHADIVLSNPDFLHFSLLPGHERWTRFLRGLRYVVIDECHAYRGILGAHVALVLRRLLRLVARLRPRGPQPVVLCASATTAEPALTAARLIGAEPDDVVAVTDDGAPTGERTLALWQPALRDPWVLPAPGLGPTRADHAGAAAAPQRATDSGGPAQDRAQAGASGAENRDQAADAVIRPGEAEPDSADPDEDPSARRSAVVEAAELLVDLLSVGARALVFVRSRRSAEVVAERARHTLGLSLPELIDTVSAYRGGYLPEERRALEADLRSGRLRALATTNALELGIDVTGLDAVLIAGWPGTRVSLGQQAGRAGRAGSRGLAVLIASDNPLDAYLVHHPEAVFAAPEATVFDPANPYVLAPHLCAAASEAPLKPSDLALFGLPDDALLRELESRGALRRRPTGWFWNVNLPGRAQDLTSLRGDGPPEVPVVEADTGVVIGTVDGAAADSTVHEGAVYVHQGRVYVVEELADDVALVRHKAAVGYRTRARSRSSVHIIAEREQQVWGAVGPGRPAITWSFGSVEVTSQVTGYQRMALPGGEVVSQHTLEMDEHVLPTAAAWWTIPPETCEAADLEVAALPGALHAAEHASIGMLPLLATCDRWDIGGLSTALHPQTGAPTVFVHDGHAGGAGFAERGYRAGREWLAATLAVIEDCGCAGGCPSCVQSPKCGNNNEPLDKAGAAVLLRILLDAAPPVGPDAT from the coding sequence CTGGGCGGATGCCGACCTCGTGTCGGCCTACCGCCGCATCGGCGTCGAACGCCCCTGGACGCACCAGGTCGCCGCCGCTCAGTCCGCCCACGCCGGCCACCACACGGTCCTGGCCACCGGCACCGGCTCGGGCAAGTCCCTGGCCGCCTGGCTGCCGGCGCTCTCCGACGTCCTGACCGCCCAGGCCTCCGGCGCCGACACGCGGATCTCCACCCACGGCCGCCGCCCCACCACCCTCTACCTCTCCCCCACCAAGGCGCTCGCCGCCGACCAGGCCGCCGCCCTCAACCGGCTCGTCGGCGGGCTCGAGGCCGTCCAGCGCGAGGCCGGTGCACCAGCCGGCTCCCTGCGCACGGTGCGCGCCGGCACCTGCGACGGGGACACGCCCCTGCCCGAGCGCGACTGGGTGCGCGCCCACGCCGACATCGTCCTGAGCAACCCCGACTTCCTCCACTTCTCGCTGCTGCCGGGCCATGAGCGCTGGACCCGCTTCCTGCGGGGGCTGCGCTACGTCGTCATCGACGAGTGCCACGCCTATCGCGGGATCCTGGGGGCGCACGTCGCCCTCGTGCTGCGCCGCCTCCTGCGGCTCGTGGCGCGCCTGCGCCCGCGCGGCCCGCAGCCGGTCGTCCTGTGCGCCTCGGCCACCACGGCCGAGCCCGCCCTCACGGCGGCCCGCCTCATCGGGGCCGAGCCCGACGACGTCGTGGCCGTCACCGACGACGGCGCCCCCACCGGGGAGCGCACCCTGGCCCTGTGGCAGCCGGCCCTGCGCGACCCCTGGGTGCTGCCGGCGCCCGGCCTCGGACCGACCCGGGCCGATCACGCCGGCGCCGCGGCGGCCCCGCAGCGCGCGACGGACTCAGGGGGCCCAGCGCAGGACCGAGCACAGGCCGGAGCCTCCGGCGCCGAGAACCGGGATCAGGCGGCAGACGCCGTCATTCGGCCAGGCGAGGCCGAGCCGGACTCGGCGGACCCGGATGAGGACCCCTCGGCGCGGCGCAGTGCCGTCGTCGAGGCCGCCGAGCTGCTCGTGGACCTGCTCAGCGTGGGCGCCCGGGCGCTGGTGTTCGTGCGCTCGCGGCGCTCGGCGGAGGTCGTGGCCGAGCGGGCCCGCCACACGCTGGGGCTCTCACTGCCCGAGCTCATCGACACGGTCTCGGCCTACCGCGGCGGCTACCTGCCCGAGGAGCGCCGCGCCCTGGAGGCCGACCTGCGCTCGGGGCGGCTGCGCGCCCTGGCCACCACCAACGCCCTGGAGCTGGGCATTGACGTCACCGGCCTGGACGCGGTCCTCATCGCCGGCTGGCCGGGCACCCGTGTCTCGCTCGGGCAGCAGGCGGGCCGCGCCGGGCGCGCCGGCAGCCGCGGGCTCGCCGTCCTCATCGCCTCCGACAATCCGCTGGACGCCTACCTGGTGCACCACCCCGAGGCGGTGTTCGCCGCCCCCGAGGCCACGGTCTTCGACCCGGCCAACCCCTACGTGCTCGCACCGCACCTGTGCGCCGCCGCCTCCGAGGCGCCGCTGAAACCCTCGGACCTGGCGCTGTTCGGCCTGCCCGACGACGCCCTGCTGCGTGAGCTGGAGAGCCGGGGCGCGCTGCGACGTCGGCCCACGGGCTGGTTCTGGAACGTCAACCTGCCCGGGCGGGCACAGGACCTGACCTCCCTGCGCGGCGACGGGCCGCCCGAGGTGCCGGTGGTGGAGGCCGACACCGGCGTCGTCATCGGCACGGTCGACGGCGCGGCCGCCGACTCCACCGTCCACGAGGGCGCCGTCTACGTCCACCAGGGGCGCGTCTACGTGGTCGAGGAGCTGGCCGACGACGTCGCGCTCGTGCGGCACAAGGCGGCGGTCGGCTACCGCACACGGGCCCGGTCGCGCTCGAGCGTGCACATCATCGCCGAGCGCGAGCAGCAGGTCTGGGGCGCGGTCGGCCCCGGGCGGCCGGCGATCACCTGGTCCTTCGGGTCGGTGGAGGTCACCAGCCAGGTGACCGGCTACCAGAGGATGGCGCTGCCCGGCGGCGAGGTCGTCTCACAGCACACGCTGGAGATGGACGAGCACGTGCTGCCCACGGCCGCCGCGTGGTGGACGATCCCGCCGGAGACCTGCGAGGCGGCGGACCTGGAGGTCGCCGCCCTGCCCGGCGCCCTGCACGCGGCCGAGCACGCGAGCATCGGGATGCTGCCGCTGCTGGCGACCTGCGACCGCTGGGACATCGGCGGGCTCTCGACGGCGCTGCACCCGCAGACCGGCGCACCCACCGTGTTCGTCCACGACGGGCACGCCGGCGGGGCGGGTTTCGCCGAGCGCGGCTACCGGGCCGGACGCGAGTGGCTGGCGGCCACGCTCGCCGTCATCGAGGACTGCGGGTGCGCCGGCGGCTGTCCCTCCTGCGTGCAGTCGCCCAAGTGCGGCAACAACAACGAGCCCCTGGACAAGGCCGGGGCCGCCGTCCTGCTGCGGATCCTGCTCGACGCGGCACCGCCCGTTGGCCCTGACGCTACGTGA